One segment of Macrobrachium rosenbergii isolate ZJJX-2024 chromosome 25, ASM4041242v1, whole genome shotgun sequence DNA contains the following:
- the LOC136852213 gene encoding uncharacterized protein, with the protein MQEATASACAEALLSSWVSRFGVPDHITVRIMVRPGSAAGDHASHHHGVKPGGQWPGRTVPQVLKASLMARCTAEDWKHQLPWVLLSLRTAPRADDTPSAAKKTYGEPLVVPGELVTEDRHTPSLQRLRDVAGKFAPCKSTYTSRSTIFTPPELSSATHVFND; encoded by the exons atgcaagaagccaccgccagcgcgtgcgccgaggccctgctttccagttgggttagccgcttcggcgtcccggatcACATCACTGTCCgaattatggtccgccctggctcagctgctggggaccacgcatcacaccaccacggcgtaaAACCCGGCGGCCAatggcctggtcgaacggttccacaggtcctgaaggcatccctcatggcccgctgcaccgccgaggactggaaacatcagctgccgtgggtcctcctcagtTTGAGAACGGCCCCCAGAGCTGACGACACCCCGTCTGCAGCCAAAAAAACCTACGGGGAGCCCCTTGTGGTCCCGGGTgagcttgtgacagaagatcgccacaccccatcactgcagaggctccgcgacgtggccggcaagttcgccccttgcaagaGCACGTACACCAGCAGATCAACCATCTTCACACCGCCAGAGCTGTCatctgccacccacgtcttc AATGACTAA